Part of the Candidatus Saccharibacteria bacterium genome, TAAGTGCCGTCTGCCAAGACACTAAGGACTGTCTCGACTTCAGCATCTTCTGCCGCGCTCCGCTCATTGATCTCAGCGATTTTTGAACGACCGAGGCCCTTCTTACTCTGCTGTCGCAGGGATCGATCGTCCATGATAATGTCGCGAGCAACAGGGTCATAAGCCCCTTGAACTTCGGCGTATTCTTCTGGCGCCATACGGGTAGCTGCTTCTTGCAGCGCAAATTCTGCATTATTTTTAACAGCTGCAAAACGCCGCGGTTTATCAGCGCCAGTTGCGCGAATATATTCATCGCCGTAACTTGTAAAGTCCCAGCCAAGAATTGATTCTTCGTCTACGTTTCTTGAATCAAAACCAGTAATTTCTAGTGGAGCTGTTTCTAGACTGGTTGTATGTTCAGAAATTTTAAAACCCTCGCTTTTATTTTTGAAGCAAGGGTTACATACCACCGTAACAACGGTTTTATTTCGCCTTGCTCGAGACATTATCATCAAAAACACATTCTATCTGGCTCAGTTTGTTCTTTCCCCTTGTAACTCAGAAAAAGAGCAGCCCGAGTGGCGAATTCAATTCGCACCCGGCACAACGATAAAAACCGTAGTTTTTTCTCGTTAACCTTACAGTTGCGGCACAGCTCCGGTATCCCACCGGTATTTCGAACTGTGTTTTTGTTTAATTGTTAACACTTTTATCCTAATACCCCTACATATAGTGTGTCAACGATTTTATTTACCACAATTTGTGTACGCGATGTATTTATCCAACAATACGATATAATTAGTTTCGTGAAGCAAAATACAGCCCTCACTACCACACTCATAACGGTTTTTAGTTTATGGTTTATTTTTGGAATTATTAGGTTCATTACTTTGCCGGCTAACGACATTCACTACCATGCAGATTTCGCTGTTTTTGTTGATGGTGAGCAACTTATGTTTGAAAATCCTCTCTACTACGAAGAAGTTGGCAGCGGATGCACATTAAGCGAAGACTCTAAGCCAGCGGAACGAGCTCATCTTCATGATCAAGTACCCTCAATTATTCATGTCCACGACCGTAACGTTACGTGGGGCCATTTCTTCAATAACATCGACTACTCAATCGGTGAGTTTCATCTTGAAACATGGGAAAACGCCTATACAGAAACAGGTGACCAACAAGTCCGCTATATTCTTAATGGCAACGAAGTTCAAGACATAAAAAACCGAGTGATTGAAAGCCAAGATCGCCTATTAGTCGACCTCAGCAGCGCCAGCGACCAAGAATTACTGGAACGTTTCGAAACAGTATCAACAGAAGCAGAAACCTATAATTCTCAACCGGACCCTAGCGCCTGCAGTGGCTCAAATCGCTCTACCAGCGACACACTAAAAGAAGCATTCTTTTTCTTATAAAAATTCGGTCTTAAGTTTTTAAAACCTCTTCCGGTGGGACTATCGGCGAGTATATGCGCGCACCTTGTTTCATTGCGGCATTAACTAACGAGCCCGCTGCGGAATTAAAATCATCATCTGAACTTTCGGAGTGCATAAACTCAGTAAATCTTTCAATTGCTTCGGCGAAGGCCTGGGTTTTTTCGGTGTTTACAACATTTTCGTAATTTGAGGTGCTACGGTACTTGTTTGGCACTTCGATATCAAGAAAATTCAGTCCTTTTGTAAATGCATAATAACCCCTAAAAGTCGTGCCCTTAATGCCTAGCTCAACCCTTAATTGCATTTGTGTTACAGGTTCGCCGGTATCAATCGACATCGTGCCTCTTAATTTTTCTTCAAACTTTATCCAAGCCTTTTTTGTAATAGCCCAATCAGGATTCTGTCCGTCGTAGAACAAAAATCCTTTTACCGCGTCTTCCTCAGCTCCATGAGCTTGGAGATGAAATGGCAAAGAACCCGCTAGCTCTGTAATACAATCATTAATACGAGCTGCATTTTCATATGAAGGTAATTGATCGCCAGGATCTGATACGTTAGGTGGGAATTCCATTACTATATTATACAATATAGTTGTGTATTTCTCAACTACAATCTGAGTTGTTGCCGACTATGCTCACTGTCGTGTTTTTGCCTTGTAAGCAAGCGCAGTATTTGGCTGCGTGTAGCTGCCGGACCTCTGCCAAAGTTAACTACTTTGATGTCACTTATTGGTTCTGTATTCTCGCCCTCTAAGGTCTGGGCTGGGTACAAGGCTTGAATGGCGTCAAAGCCGATACCGATCGACTTCACTACCTGTGGTTGGTCGAGATCTACGATACCTATCGGGCAAAATGCAGTTGTTCGCCGAGGGTGAAGTAAAAAATATAGCTTACAAACCGACCGCAAAATCTTGGTCTGACTAAAGTTCAGCTCAATGTCTTTTTGTGGTGAAAATAAATACAGCACTGGTTGACTAACAGACGACCGCTGCAGCTCTTTAAAAAATTCCTCAAAAAACTCAATACCACTCGGGTCAAACAAAACATGTTTGTCGCTCGCCACTCCAACTAATCCAGCAAAGCGTTTACGCAGTAAGTCGACTTTGTTTTTAAATAGCATTGGCTCGCTATCGTTTACAAACAGCGCCGTAGACTGAGCAATTTCCGTGGACGAGACAAGTCTAATTTGTTCATAGTCGTCCTTGGCAAAATCCAGCGTGTCGGTAATAAATGCCCTAAAATCCTCCTGCGACTGATCACCTAACAAATAACGCGCACCGCCAATATCTACAACAACAGCCTTGCCAGCCTCAATATCTTTAAGCGCTTTTTTCCGAGCAGACTTCGCCGACATCAAACCATAGCGTGGATGAAATAAATGCAGAAGTCTGACCCGCAGTTTATAGATGTTATTTTTCACTACTCGCATTGCTTTAGTATAAATACTACAGCTGATTTATCGAGCTTAAGCGTTTAATTACTGCTGTTGAAAAAGCTGAACATCATCGGGTTGACCAAGCACATAAGCCCACGCCGGACCTACTTCGTTGTCATAGTTATGCCCAAAGCCTGAAGGCATATTTATGGAACGAGTTAACTCAAACCCGACTTGCCCAAACGTAATAAATGGTCGCCACCGCATATGCTCGTAGACTCCTTGAGCGTTTTCGTCCTCTAGCCAGTCTGGTTTGTCATACAGCAACCTCGGGGTCACCCACACTACTGGGTCAGTTGGGTTGTATAAAAAGGCAAACTTCTCTTCTCCCCACTGGTCATAGTCCGATCCAAAATGGTCAACATCACTGGCAAATCGAACCACTTCACCGTTTTGATACACAGGCTCCAAAATATCGCCGGCTGCTTGTGGCAACAGATGTTTCCATAAGCCGCTCGCCGAAGGCGATCCAACCCACAACGCACCATCAATGCTGCTGCTAAATTCGCTTGGTTCAAAACTTGGCAAGCTCCCTTGTGAACCAAGTGAGCCTAAACTTTCTCCGTATAAAAACAGTTGTGGTGGCTGCGCCATTGATTGGCGTTTTTGTTGAATTGCTTCAAGAGTTAGGGCGGTTGTGTGTTTGGCAATGTCCGCATCATCTACATACTGGACAAAAGACGACACCAAGCCGTACTGAACGGCTACCGACGCAACGTCACCATCTAAAATCACCTCTGCTGCCGCAACCGCACTGGGGTTAACATAGCCACTGCCTGACGGTGTATACAGTACAATCGTAGACCGCTCAAATGCCCCAGTCCGTTCCATTTCTTGCATGAGTAGCTCTACCTGACCGTCAATCGTGTCGGCGTTCAGCTTGCCAACATACAGACGAATCGGCTCTATCGCCGGCTGACCGGTACGCTCCGATATTGCCTCGGCCGTTAATACCTCGCCCACAAAGTCTCTGCCTGGACTACTTAGCAGCAGCCAGTCAACAGCAGAGTTTTCTGAACCGCTTACTAAGTCCGACTCACTCAGCGTAACATTTAAATCAAGCGCAATAGTATTACTGCGCAAAATACTGCGTGTTGCAATAAAGACACAGGCCATAAATACTGCAAAACCAAATAGAATACTGCCAACCGCCAGAACCTTGCTAAGCCATCGCAAGCGACGAGCGTACACTCTTACAAGCATTCGATACAATCGTTTAATACAGCTAACTATCATGCTAATAACAACTATTGAAACAATGCTAAGAATCAATACAACTGCCACGTTAGGGGTAGTTGTTTCTAGTCCCATTGCGTGACGCTGCTGTGTCTGCCAATTCATCCGTTGAACGGTTACAGTCACGGCATAGATCAACAACAAGGCCACATAGGCTATGTATGTTCTGCGGGTAAAAGCAGGCGCCGTATACTTTGCATGCCGCCGCCAAGCTGCCCCCAGCCGCTCACCTATCACATAAAAAATCATTATAGTCAGGGCGCTCAGTAGCACTTGGTTAAGCGTATTACGGGGGATTAAAGACGGAGCCAACGATTCACCGTAAAAGTAGACAGCAAATACCGTTCCCAGTACTGAATAATGCGGTTTAGGATTTTTAACGAATAAATTTTGTTTAAAGGTGTGCCAGAACTTTCTCATCTAGCACTATTCTACTCTATTGAACGACGAGTGTGCCCACCATTCCTTGCTCGCGGTGATTGCCGATACTGCAGTAGTACTCATATTCACCCTCGGCATCGGCTGGTACTGTAAACGTTACGCTAGTTGTCTCGCCAGTATTAATAGTTTCACTCTGTACACCAAACTCATCGATCACAAAGTCATGAGTTCCACCGGAGTTGATCAGGTTTACTGTAACCGTGTCACCTGGGCTGGCCGTAATTAAATCAGTCGAAAATTCAAAATTACTCATGTCCACGTCAACGGTTTCGCCGGGACCGGTTAAATCACCGGGGGTGTCAGACTGCTGGGCTTCTGGCGAACCGCTCAGGGCTGTGCCAGAGGCAGAATCACTGGAATTTACTGGTAGCTCATCTTGGCTTGCCGTCTCTGTGGTTGTTTCATTTGACTCATTGTTATTTGCATCACCATCGTTCAATAACAAAAAGCCAATCAACCCAAACCCGATAATAAGCACACTTACACCTGCAATAATATTTTTATTCATTAACGCCTCCTCTTTTATTTCCAAAGCTTAGTATAGCAACTGTAAGTTTTTTGTCTTAGCTGATGTAAGTAGTCTACAATTACATTCATGGATCATCACTCTCACCACACTCCACCGGCATCTACAACTACTGAATACATCAAATTTGGCGCCATTGTAGCGGTAATTTTAATTGCGTCCTACGCACTGTATAGCCAATCTGCCACTCAAACCTTTCAAGAGTACTTACGGTGGTTTATGGGAGTATTTATGCTGACCTTTGCTGGCTTTAAGTTAGCTGGCTACAAAATGTTTGTGATGATGTTTCCTGGTTATGATCTTATCGCTCAAAAATCTAAAACCTACACTTATGCATATCCGTTTATACAACTTGGGTTAGCAATTTTATTCTTAGCAGGCGCTATTGGCATAATTCGAGAGGCGCTAACACTACTTATTGGCACTGTCGCCGCTGCAGGTGTATATAAACAGGTGTTTGTTAAAAAACAAACCATTCAATGTGCGTGTTTGGGGAACATCATTAAATTACCACTTTCGACTGTAAGCTTTTTTGAAGACTTTGTAATGGCGGTAATGGCAGCGATCATGTTGGCGCTACGGCTGATTTAACTACGTCAGGTGTTTGTTGGTAAGATTAATATCTATATAAAAATATTCACTTCTTTTATTTGGCATGCCCTTTAGTATATACCGACTACGTCGAGTTCTAGGTGGCAGTTAACACTTATTTAATGCCCTCGTCCGTACAATTCATAACTACACTAATCAGGGGAAAATGTTTATGTCACTAACAGACAAAATTAAAAGCGCTATTCCAGGCACAATTGACGATAAAATTATTGATCAAGTCGTAGAATCTACTCAATCAGTCCGTGATGGTGCTACAAACACTGGCTTAAAAGGAGCTAACATGGTTGACGAGGCTATGAACAAACTAACAGATGCAATACCCGGCACGCTCGACGACAAGGCCTATAATAAAGTTAAAGATTTACTTGGTGGCGACAAAACTGGCGACGAAAACTAGTTAGGAGATACTTAACTCGGTATTAAAGTATTCGCAAAAATTTGAATTGCTAGAGCGGCTTTTGCGGTAAAGCTCAAAATAATATAGGCTTTTTCGCCGCGCAGATAATTCTTCCACTTGCCGCGGGCCTGATACTGCTTAAATTGCACGTAGGCGAACGAGTTAAATAGCAAGAATATTGAAATAATTATGCCGTACACAAATGCCGGCGGAGACGCATCTGTCGGGTTGCCAGGTGCAATTACAGCAATCAATATGACAAGCCACGGAATAATTCCAGCTATACTCCCAAACACAAACGGCAACCAGTTGCCGTTACCTGGTTTTTCATACTTCTCTTGCAGCCAGCCAAATAAAATCATTGCTACATTCACCCCGGCGATGGCTATCAGTGCCGCGTAGCTACTAATACCTGTAATAAGTGCTATTAAAATAATCATGAGTGTTGAGCTGAATGAATATTCTACCCACCGAAAAACATTAATATTATTTTTTAGTCCTGCAATGTAACTACTAAAAAACTTATTCGATGCTACTAAAAAGTGGAACAATGCCGACAAGCCCAAAAACAAGGCAACAGCTGGTCCAATTTGCAGATTAAACAGGGTGACAGGATCAGTAAAGCTTGACCCCGGCGGCCCAGCTAAGTAGGTGGCAGTAACAGGTAGCGAAAATGAGTTTGAGGCGACTAAAACAAGAACAGCTAAGGTGCTATGAAGCAACCCAGCAAATATGTTCAATCTGCGTAAATTCTGCTTATCTGCTTTTCTAAGCCCCGCCATAACAGTATATTACCATCAAATATGAAAGAAATAGCAACTACTAGGCAGCCTTCAGTTGGGCTACCTGATTACAGTTAGTTTCACTTTGTTTAGTACTCTTTTTCGTTTAAAACCACTAGTTTAGCTATGCCCCAAGCAATGAGACCATAAACCGCTATTGCTACTAAAATACTTGGCTCAAACACTGCCTGGTTACTACCAGCTTCGGATTGGGTGACTCCAAATATGCTATCAAACGGCGCGCTCAAGACGCCACTAGTGGAATATATAAACTCAACGAAGGCATTGCCGCTATTTGCTCCAAAAAGCTTCAACACCATTCGCAGACCAAGAAGTACCGCAATAAGCCCGTAGATATACCAAATAACATTAACGACCCTTGCCTTAGACCCAATTTCAGTTTCTACTGAACGAATTCTCTCTTCTACAACCGAGCCACTGCTATCAACACCCGTTCTCGCTTCTTTGATTTCTTTTGTGCGGTAGTCTGCCATTATTTTCGTACCGCTTTTAGTATCCCAATAAATATCACCGACCCAGTTACAGCTACAAACAAGCTATATAAATCAAAACCGTCAGCGTCATCCCCGCCAATAGCACTCACTAAAAAACCACCAATCATAGCACCGACAATACCAACCACAATATTAGCAAGAGCTCCTTGTTGCGCGTCGGTGTTCATTATCTTAGATGCTATCCAACCAGCCAAAGCCCCAAACAATATCCAAGCCAAGAATCTCATTACGGCCTCCGTTATTTAATATTTATATTGTCGGACCTAGCAGCGCAGCAAACCGTATAGAGGTATATAGTTTTCTCACATATTTGTGGATAACAAATTTTTAAGTTAATAATTAGAAATTCAACAAAAAACCAGTTTCTTAAAACTAAAGCTAGTAGTCTGATTTGACATAGCTCTTAGAAAAGTTAAGGTTGTTGGCATCGTGCTGGCAAAACTATGCTTTGTAATCAAAATTTGATGCTTGCTGAACCCTTCATTTATTAAAAAATGATCTCGGGCCAAACTCGGTCACATTCTGCCTCACATTCTGCCTCACATTCTGCAAGCCCAGAAAAACTAGATCGAAATCAAAGTTTTCGTCTGTTTATTCTCTTGCAAACTGTCAATGGCGGTTCTCACCCCGTAATTTCGTTCAATCCAACAAGTTCGATGTAGAAAGTTTCCTTGCAACATACTCCCAGCATGCTTCACCGCCAACACCGGTTCAAGTTTGCACTCCAAGAGTGCTAAAACTAAAATAACGCCCAAAATGGACGTTATTTTAGTTTGGCTCCCGGGGCCGGACTTGAACCGGCAACCTTGAAGTTAACAGCTTCCTGCTCCACCATTGAGCTACCCGGGATTTATGCTTGCGCTAATGAGGCAAACCTACGGTTTTTCTCATCGGGCTTTAAAAAACGCAATTTTTATCTGCATGAATGCAGACCAGCCCTGCTCTTTTCCCTAAGGAAAGACTAACGGCTAGTATAACGACTAGTCACCCCTTGAAGCAACTATAAACGTGTCTGCAAATACTTTCGCAAGTCATGGCCAAAATCTGGGTTGTCGAGACCGAGGTCGATTATGGCTTTAAGATAACTAAGTTTGTTACCAGAATCGTGATAAATTCCGTCAATAACCTTGCCGTACACCTTGGACTTTTGAGCGAGTTCGTTAATTGCGTCGGCTAGAACTATCTCGCCACCATGGCCAACTTTTTCTTGTTCTAAAATTGGTAATAAGTCTGGAGTAAGTAAATAGCCAGCAACAGAACCAAAATGCGACGGAGCTTTGTCTGGACCGGGTTTTTCTACCAAACTTTTAATCTGATAAAAGTCGTCAGATAACTCTTGCCCTAGTTCTGCTACACCGTATTTTGAAGTGTCTTCCATGGCGATTTCGATCAACGAAATTACCGACCCGCCAGTTGCGCCGTAAGCGTCAAGCAGCTGCTGCGCTCGGCTAACATTAGTCGTCTTAAAAAAGTCATCTGGAAACAATACAAAAAAAGGTTCATCGCCAATTAAATGAGCAGCGTTCAATACTGGCCGCGCGTTTCCTTTTGGCTCACCCTTTTGCCGAACATAAATAAAGTTAGCCAAATCACCAATTCGTTTAATTTCATCTGCAAATTCTTGCTTACCTTTTTCAATCAGCGCCTGTTCTAGCTCAACCGACCTATCAAAATGGTCTTCAATTGCTCGTTTTTGTGCACCGGTAACAATAATGATATCCGTTACGCCAACTGCCACTAACTCTTCAACCACAATTTGAATAACTGGTTTATCAATAATTGGCAGCATCTCTTTTGGCATGGCTTTTGTTTGCGGCAAAAACCGCGTGCCTAAGCCAGCTGCCGGGATAACTGCTTTAGTTACTTTCTGCATTATTTACTCCGTTTTGAATGGCTCGTAATCTGCCCGCATACACAGTAAATGGACCCTGCAGGCCTAAAATCTTCAATGCTCCGACAAGTACATACAATTCGTCCAATTTGGTTTGCTCTTGCACCTCGCCAGATTCATAAATACTAAATTGACGCTCGACTTCACCAACCAGCCATTTTTCTTCAGCTTCTGTGGCGGGTCGGCGAGTTTTTAAATGGTCAAAACTGCGCCCAACCACCTCAATAGTGCGGGCTTCATTTTCTTTTTTTCGAATTAACCCAGCAATGTAGAGGTTATCGATGTGTTTAGCTACAGTGGCAACAGAATTGTAATTAAGTCCGTCTTTTATTTCGCGGTAACTGGGGCTATAGCCATGTTCGTCCAAAAAATTAATTATAAAATCTAAGACCTGTTTCTGCTTTTTTGTAATCTTGGTCATGCTTAATAGTATACGGCAAAAGCACGGTAGAAATTAAGCCGCAAACTCTCAGCTTCAAGACAATCACAAAGCCTATGTCTTTTTCATCCAACAAGTCACCATCACAAAAAAATTATTTTAAATCTATTTTTTAACTATTTTAAAATAATTTTGCAGCAATGGTGTAGCGACATTAATATTCAATGCTTTATTATAGCGCCACTCCCCAGTTGCCCGTAGTTATCTTACCAGCCCTAAAACTACCAAATTCTATCTTCTATCTTCTATCTTCTATCTTCTATCTTCTATCTTCTAAGCAGATTGTATTTTTTTGGCAGCTTGCTTTACTTTTTGGGAATGACTTTTATGGCACACCAAGAGTCCGTCTGGAGTATCAATAACTGCAATGTCATCAAGACCAATTATCGCTACTGGTTTGTCGTGACTCACAATCATGCAATTTCGGGAGTCAATTATTTCGGCGTTTCCGCGGACGGCGTTTTCGAATTCATCACTTTTTGGCATGGCTTCATGCAAGTCCTTATAAGAACCAATATCCATCCAGTCAAAAGTGCCCGGCACCACTACGTTTTTACTTTTTTCAATCAAAGCTGGTTCGATTGGCTGATTTTCAAGGCTTAAATAGTAGTCTTTTTGTTCATCGCCCTCCAGCTTAGCAAGATCGGTCAGTGCCTTGGCTAAATCACTAGAGTGTTTTTCGAGTTCTCGTTTGAAAATTCTTATTGGAGCCGCAAACAAACCAAGATTCCACAAATATTTGCCACTTTCAAAGTATTCTTCTGCAGTTTTTACATCTGGTTTTTCTTTAAACATATCAACTTCAAAAGCTCCGTCTAAGCGCTTACCAACTTTAATGTAGCCAAAGCCGGTTGCTGCGTAGTCTGGAACAATTCCAATCAAAGCGATCGCGTCATATTCGATCGAACATTTAGCAGCAAACTGAACCGCTTCTGCAAAACCCTCTTTATTTTGAATGTGATGATCGGCATGAATAAAGCCAATAGGTGTGTTTTGGTCATGATTTTTAGAAATTTCAGCTAGCGCTAATGTAATACACGACGCCGTTCCGCGTCGACCGGCTTCGATAATTATCCGCGACGGATCAAGATCTGGTAATTGTTGCTGTACGAGCAGCGAATGGGTTCCATCAGTGACTACATACACTTCGTCCGAACATAATTTTGCGCGCGCATACGAGTCCTGCAAAAGCGACTCTTCGCCCGATAGTGACATAAGGTGTTTTGGCTTTTTAGATGTGGAGAGTGGCCAAAGCCGAGTGCCCTGCCCTCCAGCGACAATTACTGTAATCATGAGCTTGATGGTAACA contains:
- a CDS encoding UTP--glucose-1-phosphate uridylyltransferase, with the protein product MQKVTKAVIPAAGLGTRFLPQTKAMPKEMLPIIDKPVIQIVVEELVAVGVTDIIIVTGAQKRAIEDHFDRSVELEQALIEKGKQEFADEIKRIGDLANFIYVRQKGEPKGNARPVLNAAHLIGDEPFFVLFPDDFFKTTNVSRAQQLLDAYGATGGSVISLIEIAMEDTSKYGVAELGQELSDDFYQIKSLVEKPGPDKAPSHFGSVAGYLLTPDLLPILEQEKVGHGGEIVLADAINELAQKSKVYGKVIDGIYHDSGNKLSYLKAIIDLGLDNPDFGHDLRKYLQTRL
- a CDS encoding GlsB/YeaQ/YmgE family stress response membrane protein: MRFLAWILFGALAGWIASKIMNTDAQQGALANIVVGIVGAMIGGFLVSAIGGDDADGFDLYSLFVAVTGSVIFIGILKAVRK